One Anas acuta chromosome 32, bAnaAcu1.1, whole genome shotgun sequence DNA segment encodes these proteins:
- the LOC137846470 gene encoding maestro heat-like repeat-containing protein family member 7 produces MDRMLRLFIRNSPLSGFSELQDILQILLPFANSHSEAICERAVGRAAKLTSWLATRFSPEDHSADGGYTECNVPLLGQLVGWLLLCHTCENRQIRWEASDALYYLYQFIQKNRRTAPEASQQPQGKAEAIPRLPLPTATDIATNFGKYLQQSQRTDVILKVIEALRDSNTYDKQEVSGVLHMAIEDPASWLTDVPEIVRCIYRHVEYINTASARRSLDILILWLANQRPREVASTLLQISPSSDRHANLQGFLYGRGGDRRLSA; encoded by the exons ATGGACCGCATGCTGAGGCTCTTCATAAGAAATTCTCCCCTCTCCGGCTTCAGTGAGCTCCAGGACATCTTGCAG ATTCTGCTGCCCTTTGCCAACTCCCACAGCGAAGCTATTTGCGAGAGGGCCGTGGGGAGGGCCGCGAAGCTGACCAGCTGGCTAGCCACACGCTTCTCACCGGAG GACCACAGCGCTGATGGAGGATACACTGAGTGCAATGTGCCGCTCCTGGGACAGTTGGTGGGATGGCTCCTCCTCTGCCACACTTGCGAGAACAGGCAGATACGATGGGAGGCTTCGGATGCTCTTTATTACCTCTACCAATTCATCCAGAAAAACA GAAGAACAGCACCAGAAGCTAGTCAACAGCCTCAGGGGAAAGCTGAGGCCATACCGAGGCTTCCTTTACCCACTGCCACGGACATTGCCACG AACTTTGGAAAATACCTCCAGCAGTCTCAGAGGACAGACGTCATCCTCAAGGTCATTGAAGCCCTGAGAGACTCCAACACATACGACAAACAGGAGGTCAGCGGTGTGCTGCACATGGCCATCGAAGACCCTGCCTCCTGGCTGACCGAC GTGCCAGAGATCGTGAGGTGCATCTACAGACACGTGGAGTACATCAACACGGCATCAGCCCGGCGCAGCCTGGACATCCTCATCCTCTGGCTGGCCAACCAGCGGCCAAGGGAGGTggccagcaccctgctgcagatCTCGCCATCATCTGACAGGCATGCCAACCTTCAGGGCTTCTTgtatgggaggggaggggacaggagacTTTCCGCCTGA
- the LOC137846458 gene encoding uncharacterized protein, whose product MWETMFSQNQTMENVLRETLGVLQEQKLRGLPGFIPEDNCIPHLALLAHPDVGEDDSEALRHLQRLLEHPNRVTYSVVLSALLPASETPVTARKLPVLLPGIIQGLHVARADTKMKALLLIRNLMDHVKRKQASSIALQVAGDILPLFNDECSQLQELSICLYNKVMQAVLWNHKRQLKKVVKRGLLPLFFHLSDQTQSVAKASLEALVTAADFLKQGKLKHLAQTEQTWKIAEYLVKTTALSIPQNPSPTGLVAGRWEWPEGKGGCWQEGVVCPAGQGLQAL is encoded by the exons ATGTGGGAAACCATGTTCTCCCAGAACCAGACGATGGAGAATGTCCTGAGGGAGACACTTGGCGTGCTCCAGGAGCAGAAGCTGCGCGGGCTCCCGGGCTTCATCCCAGAGGACAACTGCATCCCTCACTTGGCG CTGCTGGCCCACCCAGATGTTGGAGAAGACGACTCGGAGGCCCTGCGCCACCTCCAGAGGCTCTTGGAGCATCCCAACCGAGTGACGTACTCGGTGGTGCTCAGCGCTCTCCTCCCAGCGTCAGAGACACCTGTCACG GCAAGAAAACttcccgtgctgctgccaggcatcATTCAGGGCCTGCACGTTGCCAGGGCTGACACCAAGATGAAGGCCCTGCTTCTCATCCGAAACCTGATGGATCACGTGAAGAGGAAGCAGGCCAGCTCCATCGCTCTGCAAGTGGCTGGGGACATCCTGCCACTGTTTAACGAT GAGTGCAGCCAGCTGCAAGAGCTCTCCATCTGCCTCTACAACAAAGTGATGCAGGCTGTGTTGTGGAACCACAAGAGGCAGCTGAAGAAGGTCGTGAAGAGGGGCCTGCTCCCACTCTTTTTTCACCTGAGTGACCAGACCCAGAGCGTGGCCAAG gcctCCCTGGAAGCCCTTGTCACCGCTGCAGACTTCCTGAAGCAGGGAAAACTCAAGCACCTGGCGCAGACAGAGCAGACCTGGAAGATCGCAGAGTACTTGGTAAAGACAACAGCTCTCTCCATACCTCAaaaccccagccccacagggctcGTGGCTGGGAGATGGGAATGGcctgaggggaagggggggtgTTGGCAGGAGGGGGTGGTCTGTCCAGCCGGGCAGGGTCTGCAAGCCCTGTAA